CGTCTCGGAGGCGATGGAGATCCTCTCCGCCGCCGGCGCCGACGACCCGGCCGCCACGCTCCGCCCGCTGCTGACCGCGGCCCTCGACAACGCCCTCGGCCACGGCGACGCCGCCCTCACCGGTCCGATCGTGCGCGGCGACGTGGAGACCGTCCGGGCCCACCTCGCCGACCTCCTCGCCAACGCGCCGCAGACGCTGCCGTCCTACCTCGCGCTCGCCCACGCGACGCTCGGCCGGGCCGCCACCGACGGTCGGCTGCTGCCGATCCGCGCCGCCAAGATGGCCCAGGTCCTCGACGCCGCCGAGGCGTTCGTGGCCGCGGGCACCGACCGGCGGTGACCTCGACGCCCGTCCTCGCGCGCACCCGCGAGGAGCTCGCCGCGCTGCTCGCCGACGCCCGTCGCGACGGACGACGGGTCGCGTTCGTCCCGACCATGGGCGCCCTGCACGCGGGGCACGCCAGCCTGATGCGCACCGCCCGCGCCGCGACCGACGGACCGGTCGTGGTCAGCATCTTCGTCAACCCGATGCAGTTCTCCCCGACCGAGGACCTCGACCGCTACCCCCGCACCCTCGACGCCGACCTCGAGGTGTGCGCCGCCGAGGGCGTCGACGTCGTCTTCGCGCCCGCCGTCGAGGAGATGTACGCCGGCGGCTTCCGCCACGACTCCGCGCACGACGGCGTCACCGTCGCGCCCGGCGCGCTCGCGACGATCCTCGACGGGGAGTCGCGGCCGGGACACTTCGACGGCGTGCTCACCGTGGTGGCCAAGCTCTTCGGGCTGGTCCGCCCGGACGTCGCGGTCTTCGGCCAGAAGGACTACCAGCAGCTCGTCCTGGTGCGACGGATGGTGCAGGACCTGTGCCTGGGCATCGAGGTCGTGGGCGCCGAGACGGTCCGCGAGGCCGACGGCCTCGCGCTGTCGAGCCGCAACGCCTACCTCGACGCCGACCAGCGCCGCGCCGCTGTCGTGCTGTCCCGGGCGCTGCGTGCCGCGCAGGACCGCGCGGCCTACGGCGTGCCCGCCGCGCGATGGGCGGCGATGTCGGTGCTCAAGGACGAGCCGTCGCTCGAGCTCGACTACCTCGCGCTCACCTCGGTCGACCTCGGGGAGCCGCCGGAGACCGGCGAGGGCCGGATCCTCGTCGCCGCCCGGCTCGGCAGCACGCGACTGATCGACAACCTGCCGATCGTGTTCGACCGCATCGCCCCCGATGCGAGACAGGCGGGGACCGCACCTGCGGCCTCGACCACACCCTGAGAGGAGCGGCTGATGCTGCGCACCATGATGACGTCCAAGATCCACCGGGCCACCGTCACCCAGGCCGACCTGCACTACGTCGGCTCGGTGACCGTCGACCAGGACCTGCTCGACGCCGCCGACCTGCTGCCCGGCGAGCTCGTGCACATCGTCGACGTCACCAACGGCGCCCGCCTGGAGACGTACACGATCGCCGGCGAGCGCGGCTCCGGCGTGATCGGGATCAACGGCGCCGCCGCACGCCTCGTGCACCCCGGCGACGTGGTGATCCTCATCGCCTACGGCCAGATGACCACCGAGGAGGCGCGCGAGCACCAGCCGCACGTGGTGTTCGTCGACGCCGACAACGCGATCATGGGCACCGGCTTCGACCCGGCCGAGACGTTCGACGACGAGACCCTGCGGCGGGGCGACGCGCTGGCTCGATAGGTTGCCGGGATGAGCGAGAGCCTGCCCGGTCGCCTGCGCGCGCCGGCCCCCGGGTGGACGACCCGGGCCGACGTCGTCGTGGTGGGGTCCGGCATCGCCGGGCTGACGGCCGCGCTGCGCATCCACGCGGCCGACCCCGACCTGCGACTGCTGGTCGTCACCAAGGACGTGCTCGCCGCCGGCTCGACGCAGTGGGCCCAGGGTGGGATCGCAGCCGCGCTGGGTCCGGGCGACACCCCCGAGCAGCACGAGCGCGACACGCTGGTGGCCGGCGCCGGGGCCTGCGACGTCGAGGCCGTGCGGGTGCTGGTGACCGAGGGGCCCGACGCCGTGCGCGAGCTGATCGCGCTCGGCACCCAGTTCGACCACCACCCCGACGGCGAGCTGTCCCTGACCCGCGAGGGCGGGCACCACCGCGACCGGATCGCCCACGCCGGGGGCGACGCCACGGGCGCCGAGATCCAGCGCGCGCTGATCGCCGCGGTCGAGCGCGCGCCCGCGATCGAGGTCGTGCAGCACGCGCTCGCCGTCGACCTGCTGACGGCCCCCGACGGAGGGGTGGCCGGGCTGACCCTGCACGTGCTCGGGGAGGGGCAGCACGACGGCGTCGGCGCCGTCCACTGCCGGGCGGTCGTGCTCGCCTCCGGCGGACTGGGGCAGGTGTTCAGCCAGTCCACCAACCCGAGCGTGTCGACCGGCGACGGGATGGCGCTCGCGCTCCGCGCGGGCGCGCGGGTGCGCGACCTCGAGTTCGTCCAGTTCCACCCGACGGTGATGTGGCTGGGTCCCGAGTCGCAGGGCCAGCAGCCGCTCATCTCGGAGGCGGTGCGCGGCGAGGGCGCGTTCCTCGTCGACTTCGAGGGCACCCGCTTCATGCAGGGCCAGCACGAGCTGGCCGACCTCGCACCTCGCGACGTCGTCGCCAAGGCGATCACCCGCCGGATGCTCGAGACCGGCCGGCCGCACATGTGGCTCGACGCCCGCCACCTCGGAGCCGCGTTCTGGGAGCGCCGGTTCCCCACCATCCTCCGCGTCTGCCGCGAGCACGGCGTCGACCCGGTGACCGAGCTGATCCCGGTGGCGCCCGCGCAGCACTACGCCTCGGGCGGCGTCGCCACCGACCTGTGGGGCCGCACCAGCGTCGCCGGGCTCTACGCCACCGGCGAGGTCGCCTGCTCGGGGGTCCACGGCGCCAACCGGCTGGCCTCGAACTCGCTGCTCGAGGGGCTGGTCTTCTCCCGCAGGATCGCCGACGTGCTGCCCACCGAGCTGCGGCCCTGGGCCGAGCCCGCCGACGACGCGCGACCCGTCGGGCTGGTCTCGGGCGACCGGCGCCGCGCGCTCCAGGAGGTGATGACCGCACGGGTGGGGGTGCTGCGCCAGGCCGACGGCCTCGCCGAGGCCCTCGACGTCCTCGCGGCCCTCGAGCACGGCGACCCCGTGGTCGGCACGCCCGCCTGGGAGACCACCAACCTGGTCACGGTCAGCACCGCCCTCACCGAGGCCGCCTCGCTCCGCACCGAGACCCGCGGCTCGCACTGGCGCGAGGACTTCCCCGACCGCGACGACACCCGCGCCGGGCACGTCGACGCGTGGCTCGAACCCGACGGCACGGTCCGCGTCGAGTGGTCGCACGCACCCTCGACCGACCCGACCACGACGGAGGCCCCGGCATGAGCACCCCCTTCGACACCACGGCCGCGCTCCCGGCCGACGTCCGCGCCGACCTGGCCGCGGCCGGGCTCGACGAGGCGTACGTCCGCGACGTCGTCCGCCGAGCCCTGGCCGAGGACCTCCCCGACGGTCCGCCCGACCCCACCAGCTGGGCCACGATCGCGGAGGACGCCACCGCAGAGGCCGTCCTCGCGGCCCGCGAGCCGGGCGTCGTGGCGGGGCTCGCGGTCGCGGCCCTCGTCTTCCACCTCCTCGGCACCGACGTCACCCACCGGCTGCCAGACGGCACCCGCGTCGAGCGCGGCGACGTGGTGCTGCGCGTCGCCGGACCGACCCGCCAGCTGCTCGTCGCCGAGCGCACCGCCCTCAACCTCGCCAGCCACCTGTCCGGCATCGCCACCGCGACCGCTCGCTGGGTCGAGGCGCTCGCGGGGTCGCCGACCCGGGTCCTCGACACCCGCAAGACGCTGCCCGGCCTGCGCGCGCTGCAGAAGTACGCGGTGCGCTGCGGGGGCGGGGTCAACCACCGCTTCGGCCTCACCGACATGGCGATGGTCAAGGACAACCACGTGATCGCCGCGGGTGGGGTGGTGCCGGCGCTGGCCGCGATCCGCGCCGGCTACCCCGGGCTGCCCGTCGAGGTCGAGGTGACCACCCTCGACCAGCTCGACGAGCTGCTCGCGCTGCCCGAGGTGCCCGAGCGGGTGCTGCTCGACAACATGGACGACGCGACCATGACCGAGGCGGTGCGCCGGACCGCGGGTCGGGTGCCGCTCGAGGCCAGCGGCGGCATCACCCTCGAGCGGGCCGCGCGGATCGGGGCCACCGGCGTCGACTTCGTCTCGGTCGGCGCCCTCACCCACTCCGTCGTCGTCCTCGACCTCGGCCTCGACCTCGTCGAATGAGCACCGCACCCACCAGGAGTCACTGACATGACGCTCCTCGCCGCCGACATCGGCAACAGCCACACGTTCCTCGGCGTGCTCGACGGCGAGGAGGTCACCGCCCACTGGCGGGTCGCGACCGACGAGCGCCGCACCGCCGACGAGTGGTCGGTGCTGATCCGGGGCCTGCTCGGCCCGGCCCTCGACTCCGTCGACGGCATCGCGGTGTGCGCGACCGTCCCCGCGGTCCTGCACGAGTGGCGCGAGATGATCGAGCGCCACCTCTCCCACGTCCGCGCGATCGTGGTCGAGCCCGGGATCCGGACCGGGATCCCCGTCCTGATGGACAACCCGCGCGAGGTCGGCACCGACCGCATCGTCAACTCGCTCGCCGCCGCCACCCTCCACGGGGGTCCGGCGATCGTCGTCGACTTCGGCACCGCGACCACCTTCGACGTCGTGAACCGCCGCGGTCAGTACGTCGGCGGGGCGATTTCCCCGGGGATCGA
Above is a genomic segment from Nocardioides okcheonensis containing:
- the panC gene encoding pantoate--beta-alanine ligase, with translation MTSTPVLARTREELAALLADARRDGRRVAFVPTMGALHAGHASLMRTARAATDGPVVVSIFVNPMQFSPTEDLDRYPRTLDADLEVCAAEGVDVVFAPAVEEMYAGGFRHDSAHDGVTVAPGALATILDGESRPGHFDGVLTVVAKLFGLVRPDVAVFGQKDYQQLVLVRRMVQDLCLGIEVVGAETVREADGLALSSRNAYLDADQRRAAVVLSRALRAAQDRAAYGVPAARWAAMSVLKDEPSLELDYLALTSVDLGEPPETGEGRILVAARLGSTRLIDNLPIVFDRIAPDARQAGTAPAASTTP
- the panD gene encoding aspartate 1-decarboxylase, translated to MLRTMMTSKIHRATVTQADLHYVGSVTVDQDLLDAADLLPGELVHIVDVTNGARLETYTIAGERGSGVIGINGAAARLVHPGDVVILIAYGQMTTEEAREHQPHVVFVDADNAIMGTGFDPAETFDDETLRRGDALAR
- a CDS encoding L-aspartate oxidase codes for the protein MSESLPGRLRAPAPGWTTRADVVVVGSGIAGLTAALRIHAADPDLRLLVVTKDVLAAGSTQWAQGGIAAALGPGDTPEQHERDTLVAGAGACDVEAVRVLVTEGPDAVRELIALGTQFDHHPDGELSLTREGGHHRDRIAHAGGDATGAEIQRALIAAVERAPAIEVVQHALAVDLLTAPDGGVAGLTLHVLGEGQHDGVGAVHCRAVVLASGGLGQVFSQSTNPSVSTGDGMALALRAGARVRDLEFVQFHPTVMWLGPESQGQQPLISEAVRGEGAFLVDFEGTRFMQGQHELADLAPRDVVAKAITRRMLETGRPHMWLDARHLGAAFWERRFPTILRVCREHGVDPVTELIPVAPAQHYASGGVATDLWGRTSVAGLYATGEVACSGVHGANRLASNSLLEGLVFSRRIADVLPTELRPWAEPADDARPVGLVSGDRRRALQEVMTARVGVLRQADGLAEALDVLAALEHGDPVVGTPAWETTNLVTVSTALTEAASLRTETRGSHWREDFPDRDDTRAGHVDAWLEPDGTVRVEWSHAPSTDPTTTEAPA
- the nadC gene encoding carboxylating nicotinate-nucleotide diphosphorylase, giving the protein MSTPFDTTAALPADVRADLAAAGLDEAYVRDVVRRALAEDLPDGPPDPTSWATIAEDATAEAVLAAREPGVVAGLAVAALVFHLLGTDVTHRLPDGTRVERGDVVLRVAGPTRQLLVAERTALNLASHLSGIATATARWVEALAGSPTRVLDTRKTLPGLRALQKYAVRCGGGVNHRFGLTDMAMVKDNHVIAAGGVVPALAAIRAGYPGLPVEVEVTTLDQLDELLALPEVPERVLLDNMDDATMTEAVRRTAGRVPLEASGGITLERAARIGATGVDFVSVGALTHSVVVLDLGLDLVE
- a CDS encoding type III pantothenate kinase; amino-acid sequence: MTLLAADIGNSHTFLGVLDGEEVTAHWRVATDERRTADEWSVLIRGLLGPALDSVDGIAVCATVPAVLHEWREMIERHLSHVRAIVVEPGIRTGIPVLMDNPREVGTDRIVNSLAAATLHGGPAIVVDFGTATTFDVVNRRGQYVGGAISPGIEISLEALGRRGAQLRKVELARPRSVIAKNTVEALQSGMVFGVAAQVEGLVARMIAELAEPVADVSVISTGHLAPLVVDDCGCFTDHSPWLTLQGLRLVFERNS